Proteins encoded within one genomic window of Haloarcula marismortui ATCC 43049:
- a CDS encoding dihydrofolate reductase, protein MKLSLIAAVAANGVIGAGGDIPWQYPEDLTHFKETTVGHPVIMGRRTFESIRRDLDGPLPERLNIVLTTTPHQLPDSVTAVTSTTAAVAEAADSDASTTYVIGGATVYEQFLPQADELILTELAAAFDGDTVFPTVDWSNWTEMERTTHSEFAIVRYTRTSSDSA, encoded by the coding sequence ATGAAACTCTCGCTGATCGCCGCCGTCGCGGCAAACGGAGTGATCGGTGCTGGCGGCGACATTCCGTGGCAGTATCCCGAGGATCTGACACATTTCAAAGAGACAACTGTCGGTCATCCAGTCATTATGGGGCGGCGAACTTTCGAGAGTATTCGTCGTGATCTTGATGGCCCGCTGCCGGAGCGACTGAACATTGTTTTGACCACGACGCCGCACCAACTTCCTGACAGCGTCACGGCCGTTACCTCGACGACGGCGGCGGTGGCCGAAGCAGCCGATAGTGACGCATCTACGACGTATGTCATCGGCGGAGCGACGGTGTACGAGCAGTTTCTCCCACAGGCTGACGAGCTAATTCTGACCGAACTAGCAGCAGCTTTCGACGGCGATACTGTCTTTCCGACTGTCGACTGGTCGAACTGGACAGAGATGGAACGAACGACCCACAGCGAGTTCGCTATTGTGAGGTACACCCGAACCAGCAGTGACTCAGCATGA
- a CDS encoding glycine cleavage system protein T: MTGNEEHPNYPSVDQSDRTVPRNLRQTGDPNIEMLVSTRVRKSPFFHKSFNEEGAWRATVYNRLYHPRGLIEPEDGGVMKEYDALTNTVTLWDVAVERQIRVKGPDAEALTNYVVTRDVTGMDAMDGKYVILCNEDGGVLNDPVLLRPKEDEFWFSISDSTLMQWLQGVNVDNDFDVEIDEIDVAPMQIQGPRALDVMVDVVGDKVKDVPYYGLMEAEIDGCDVLISQTGFSGEKGFEVYVKDAMENAERVWDPVMESVKDHGGRQIAPGHHRRIAAGIMSWGQDLDHETSPFQVNLGYHVPDDKEADYIGKEVLEEQKEQIENGNYPFEHKLIGLKIAGEPIRDYAPDFWLISDPDTGEECGYLTSPWWNPDLETNIGMGFVPAEKIQEVTDTPLNDAVYDEELDLEFQVHLPDEYADEPGEPVFATAAKVPFKESVNPSAREQAKLNARKEAESDD; the protein is encoded by the coding sequence ATGACCGGTAACGAGGAACATCCTAACTATCCCAGTGTCGACCAGTCAGACCGGACAGTACCACGGAACCTCCGCCAGACTGGTGACCCCAACATCGAGATGTTGGTGTCGACGCGCGTTCGAAAGTCCCCGTTCTTCCACAAGTCCTTCAACGAGGAGGGCGCCTGGCGGGCTACCGTCTACAACCGCCTCTATCACCCGCGCGGTCTCATCGAGCCCGAGGACGGAGGCGTGATGAAGGAGTACGACGCACTGACCAACACCGTCACCCTCTGGGACGTCGCCGTCGAGCGCCAGATTCGTGTCAAAGGGCCCGACGCTGAGGCGCTGACGAACTACGTGGTCACTCGCGACGTGACGGGCATGGACGCGATGGACGGGAAGTACGTCATCCTCTGTAACGAGGACGGCGGCGTCCTGAACGACCCAGTGTTGCTCCGGCCCAAGGAAGACGAGTTCTGGTTCTCTATCTCGGACTCGACACTGATGCAGTGGCTTCAGGGCGTCAACGTCGACAACGACTTTGATGTCGAAATCGACGAGATTGATGTCGCGCCGATGCAGATTCAGGGCCCAAGGGCGCTCGACGTGATGGTCGATGTCGTCGGCGACAAGGTCAAAGACGTGCCCTACTACGGTCTGATGGAGGCCGAGATCGACGGTTGCGACGTACTGATCAGCCAGACTGGGTTCTCTGGCGAGAAGGGCTTCGAAGTCTACGTCAAAGACGCGATGGAAAACGCCGAGCGCGTCTGGGACCCTGTTATGGAGTCTGTCAAGGACCACGGCGGTCGTCAGATCGCACCCGGTCACCACCGCCGGATTGCCGCCGGCATCATGTCCTGGGGTCAGGACCTCGACCATGAGACGTCACCGTTCCAGGTCAATCTCGGCTACCACGTCCCTGACGACAAAGAAGCCGACTACATCGGCAAAGAGGTTCTCGAAGAACAAAAAGAACAGATCGAGAACGGCAACTACCCGTTCGAGCACAAGCTCATCGGACTGAAGATCGCCGGCGAGCCAATCCGTGACTACGCCCCCGACTTCTGGCTCATCTCCGACCCGGACACGGGCGAGGAATGCGGCTACCTCACCTCTCCGTGGTGGAACCCGGACCTAGAGACCAACATCGGCATGGGCTTTGTCCCGGCTGAGAAGATTCAGGAAGTCACCGACACGCCGCTCAACGACGCGGTCTACGACGAGGAGCTGGACCTAGAGTTCCAGGTCCATCTCCCCGACGAGTACGCCGACGAACCCGGCGAACCGGTGTTCGCCACCGCCGCGAAGGTGCCGTTCAAGGAGTCTGTCAACCCGAGCGCTCGCGAGCAGGCGAAGCTCAACGCCAGGAAAGAGGCCGAAAGCGACGACTAA
- a CDS encoding twin-arginine translocation signal domain-containing protein, with amino-acid sequence MSEQTRRDLLKRLGVGSTAGVVSLAGCAQQSDEGGGDGGSDGEMTATEAGD; translated from the coding sequence GTGTCTGAACAGACCAGACGTGACCTTCTGAAACGACTTGGGGTCGGAAGCACAGCCGGTGTCGTGTCGCTGGCTGGCTGCGCCCAGCAGTCAGACGAAGGCGGCGGTGATGGCGGCAGTGACGGAGAGATGACGGCTACGGAAGCCGGCGACTAA
- a CDS encoding methylenetetrahydrofolate reductase — translation MALGTRTVSDSQGVRTLLTSARFELMPFESFDEEISHLPDNATIAITTSPQLGIEKTVEKTAEAAEMGYDVVPHIAARYVEDREQLESIAERLEQASITDIFVPGGDREEPAGEYESALDMLEALEETEYSFEEVGITGYPEGHDFIDDETLAESMAQKAPYATYIVTQLCYDPDAVLEWVEDIRARGIELPVEVGIPGVMNYQRLMQISQKVGVGDSIKFLRKTTGILGFVKQLVGSRGTYEPDELIDGLAPYVEDDEYNIRGVHIYTFNQTPDTEKWRHKRLDS, via the coding sequence ATGGCCCTCGGAACACGCACGGTCTCAGACAGTCAGGGTGTCCGGACGCTGCTGACGAGCGCCCGATTCGAACTGATGCCGTTCGAGAGCTTCGACGAGGAGATTTCCCACCTCCCCGACAACGCGACTATCGCAATCACGACTTCGCCACAGCTCGGCATCGAGAAGACAGTCGAGAAGACGGCGGAAGCCGCCGAAATGGGGTACGATGTTGTGCCACACATCGCGGCCCGCTATGTGGAAGACAGAGAACAACTCGAATCGATAGCCGAGCGACTGGAACAGGCAAGTATCACGGACATCTTCGTCCCCGGTGGCGACCGTGAGGAACCGGCTGGTGAGTACGAGTCAGCGCTCGACATGCTTGAAGCGCTCGAAGAGACTGAGTACTCCTTTGAGGAAGTAGGAATTACAGGCTACCCCGAGGGCCACGACTTCATCGACGACGAAACGCTGGCGGAGTCGATGGCACAGAAAGCACCATACGCGACGTACATCGTTACACAACTCTGTTACGACCCGGACGCCGTGTTAGAGTGGGTCGAAGACATCCGTGCTCGCGGTATCGAACTCCCGGTCGAAGTGGGTATCCCGGGCGTGATGAACTACCAGCGACTGATGCAGATATCCCAGAAAGTCGGCGTCGGTGACTCGATAAAATTCCTCAGGAAGACCACGGGCATTCTCGGGTTCGTCAAGCAACTGGTCGGCTCCCGCGGGACCTACGAACCTGACGAACTCATCGACGGCCTCGCACCCTACGTCGAGGATGATGAGTACAACATCCGCGGCGTCCACATCTACACATTCAATCAGACGCCCGACACCGAAAAGTGGCGGCACAAGCGTCTGGATAGTTAG
- a CDS encoding succinylglutamate desuccinylase/aspartoacylase family protein: MDYTAVTHTTTDRRLGRLPSGRDVSVTVHRYVGGPGPTVYIQAAQHGIELNGPAALRRLHDRLTDAAIAGTVLVVPVVNQLAFDHRSYMTPGEYDVMNPNLNRVWPGDECGSLQKQFAARLWELVQDADAAVDLHTGTADMLEHVRCRAGDPAAERLAEAFGTSYRLTDRPEDNGGDGSSGTFRAATAEAGIPVITAELSNSRRIAQDAVAAGVDGIQNLLRARAVLPSEPEPQAAQTVLRNDAEPVTASESGLFECRPDIAVGDTVDAGERLGTVYEPASFEKQEVVTATERGVIFSLARESVVVKGERLAGIAIPR; this comes from the coding sequence ATGGATTACACGGCCGTCACGCACACGACGACTGACCGACGGCTCGGGCGGTTGCCGTCGGGTCGGGACGTGTCTGTGACTGTCCACCGATACGTCGGCGGCCCCGGACCGACGGTGTACATCCAGGCGGCGCAACACGGCATCGAACTCAACGGCCCAGCCGCGTTACGTCGACTGCACGACCGCCTGACTGACGCAGCCATCGCTGGGACGGTGCTTGTCGTCCCGGTAGTGAACCAGCTCGCATTCGACCACCGGTCATACATGACTCCCGGCGAGTACGACGTGATGAACCCGAATCTGAACCGCGTGTGGCCGGGCGACGAGTGTGGGAGCCTCCAGAAACAGTTTGCCGCTCGACTGTGGGAACTTGTCCAAGACGCCGACGCGGCGGTCGACCTCCACACCGGCACAGCAGATATGCTGGAACACGTCAGATGCCGGGCAGGCGACCCGGCCGCTGAGCGCCTCGCTGAAGCGTTCGGTACTTCTTACAGACTCACCGACAGGCCCGAAGACAACGGCGGCGACGGGTCCAGCGGGACGTTCCGTGCTGCGACTGCGGAAGCCGGGATTCCGGTTATCACTGCAGAACTGTCGAACAGTCGTCGGATAGCACAGGACGCGGTTGCGGCTGGTGTCGACGGGATACAGAATCTTCTGCGCGCCCGGGCAGTCCTTCCATCGGAGCCGGAACCACAGGCTGCGCAGACGGTACTCCGAAACGATGCGGAGCCAGTCACCGCATCGGAATCGGGCTTGTTTGAGTGTCGACCGGACATCGCCGTCGGCGACACCGTCGACGCCGGGGAGCGATTAGGGACTGTCTACGAGCCCGCCTCGTTCGAGAAACAAGAGGTCGTCACAGCGACAGAAAGAGGAGTGATATTCTCGCTTGCCAGGGAGTCTGTTGTCGTGAAAGGGGAGCGCCTTGCAGGCATCGCAATACCGCGATAA